The Pedobacter mucosus genome window below encodes:
- a CDS encoding inorganic diphosphatase codes for MAKNDHHAWHSVSPGANLPEVVNAIIEIPKGSKAKYEIDKESGLIKLDRVLFSSVMYPANYGFIPQTYCDDKDPLDILVLCSVDVYPMTLIEAKVVGVMHMVDNGEQDDKIIAVAAHDMSVNYINDLDELPPHQMKEIVRFFQDYKALEDKNVTIEHLLGVRYAHKVIKESIELYNTTFRELA; via the coding sequence ATGGCAAAAAACGATCATCACGCATGGCATAGCGTATCACCTGGTGCAAATTTACCAGAAGTAGTAAACGCAATTATTGAAATTCCTAAAGGATCAAAAGCAAAGTACGAAATTGATAAAGAATCTGGCTTAATTAAGTTAGATAGGGTTTTATTTTCTTCTGTAATGTATCCAGCTAATTATGGCTTTATTCCACAAACATATTGTGATGATAAAGATCCATTAGATATTTTGGTGCTTTGTTCGGTTGATGTTTATCCAATGACGCTTATTGAAGCAAAAGTTGTTGGTGTGATGCATATGGTTGATAATGGTGAGCAGGATGATAAAATTATTGCTGTTGCTGCCCATGACATGTCAGTTAACTATATCAATGATTTAGATGAATTACCTCCGCATCAAATGAAAGAAATTGTTCGTTTCTTTCAGGATTATAAAGCATTAGAAGATAAAAATGTAACTATTGAACATTTACTAGGTGTTCGTTATGCGCACAAAGTAATTAAGGAAAGCATAGAACTTTATAACACAACATTTAGGGAATTAGCTTAA
- a CDS encoding hemolysin family protein yields MISQPISFLLNITFSPHLPISSLALVETLPADTQAVGWRLFLALFLVILNGFFVAAEFAIVKVRASQIEIKAKTGSRVGKMAKSIIHNLDGYLAATQLGITLASLGLGWVGEDVMHTIFKNMFDNLNFGLSDTFIHSASTVVAFSVITVMHIVFGELAPKSFAIQRPVATTLFISVPLQIFYVVFKPFIWTLNSLASIILRPFGIDTSGGHESLHSSEELQYLLDQGKESGALDNNEHELIKNVFDFNERVVKNIMVPRTKISGIELTSPKEEVIDTIIKEGYSRLPVYDEIMDKIVGIIHAKDILPLVAAGNQHWTLNDIIRKPYFVTETKKINDLMSELQSNRIQIAIVLDEFGGTAGMVTLEDIVEELVGEIQDEYDEEKPLVERVSDNEFIVNAFATVYDVNEHLPHDLPEDEDFDTIGGLVSHVFERIPEVGESNESYGYLFTILKKTDQNIETIKLELVINKGDMVDNH; encoded by the coding sequence ATGATTTCTCAACCAATTAGCTTTCTTTTAAATATAACGTTTAGCCCTCATTTGCCTATATCTAGTCTGGCTTTAGTAGAAACACTACCAGCAGATACTCAAGCAGTTGGTTGGCGTTTATTTTTAGCCTTATTTTTAGTCATCTTAAATGGATTTTTTGTAGCCGCAGAATTTGCAATTGTTAAAGTTCGGGCATCTCAAATAGAAATAAAAGCTAAAACAGGAAGTCGTGTTGGTAAAATGGCTAAAAGCATTATTCATAATCTTGATGGATATTTAGCCGCAACACAATTAGGTATAACGCTTGCTTCACTTGGTTTAGGTTGGGTGGGTGAAGATGTTATGCATACTATTTTCAAAAACATGTTTGATAATTTAAACTTCGGTTTAAGTGATACTTTCATTCATTCTGCATCTACGGTTGTTGCTTTTTCGGTAATTACGGTGATGCATATTGTTTTTGGAGAACTTGCTCCTAAGTCTTTTGCAATACAAAGACCGGTTGCAACCACACTTTTTATCTCCGTTCCATTACAGATTTTTTATGTCGTTTTTAAACCATTTATCTGGACTTTAAATAGTTTAGCATCAATAATTTTAAGGCCCTTTGGCATTGATACAAGCGGTGGACATGAATCTTTACACAGTTCAGAAGAGTTGCAATATCTTCTGGATCAAGGTAAAGAAAGTGGTGCACTTGATAATAATGAGCATGAATTAATCAAAAATGTTTTTGATTTTAATGAACGCGTGGTAAAAAATATCATGGTTCCTAGAACAAAAATTTCTGGTATAGAACTTACTTCACCCAAAGAGGAAGTTATTGATACGATTATTAAGGAAGGATATTCCCGTTTGCCAGTTTATGATGAGATTATGGACAAGATTGTTGGTATTATTCACGCCAAAGATATTTTGCCTTTAGTAGCGGCAGGAAATCAACATTGGACATTGAATGACATTATTCGAAAGCCATATTTTGTTACAGAAACTAAAAAAATTAATGATTTAATGAGTGAGCTGCAAAGCAATCGCATTCAAATCGCTATTGTATTAGATGAGTTCGGAGGAACTGCTGGTATGGTAACTTTAGAAGATATCGTTGAAGAGCTAGTTGGTGAAATTCAGGATGAATACGATGAAGAAAAACCATTGGTAGAAAGAGTTTCTGATAATGAGTTTATTGTGAATGCATTCGCTACTGTTTATGATGTAAACGAACATTTGCCACATGACTTACCTGAAGACGAAGATTTTGATACCATTGGTGGTTTAGTATCACATGTCTTTGAAAGAATTCCAGAAGTTGGCGAAAGCAATGAATCATACGGTTATCTCTTCACTATTCTTAAGAAAACGGATCAAAATATCGAAACAATTAAGTTAGAATTAGTGATCAATAAAGGAGATATGGTTGATAATCATTAA
- the porV gene encoding type IX secretion system outer membrane channel protein PorV: MNFKYLIKLAFSALSMVFVFAKTNAQVTIGNTQTNGNEANNIITAVPFLLITPDARTGSMGDAGVAVTGDVNSSSINSSKLAFLDKPYGFSVSYSPWLKNLVPDINLAYLSGFYKLDSRNTIGASLRYFSLGSIQLTDINQQDLGTSNPNELALDFSYARSFGEEFSLGSSLRYIYSNLASGQFSSGQVHSGNAVAVDISGLYRTTSSIFGKEAVLSAGANISNIGTKMSYSDGGESFFLPTNFKLGGASTITLDDLSTFTFALDFNKLLVPTQPIYDANNNVISGKDPNRSVPAGIFGSFNDAPGGFSEELKEVGISTGMEYWYNQQFALRAGYNYQSPMKGDSRYFTLGLGLKYNVFNIDFSYLLANSQSSPLANTLRFGLLFNFGNKKIVN; the protein is encoded by the coding sequence ATGAATTTCAAGTACCTAATTAAACTTGCTTTTTCTGCTCTATCAATGGTTTTTGTGTTTGCTAAAACAAATGCCCAAGTAACTATAGGTAATACTCAAACAAATGGTAATGAGGCCAATAACATCATTACCGCGGTTCCATTCTTGCTAATTACTCCCGATGCCCGAACAGGATCTATGGGTGATGCAGGAGTAGCTGTAACTGGCGATGTAAATTCTTCCAGTATAAATTCATCTAAGCTTGCTTTCCTTGATAAGCCTTATGGTTTCTCCGTTTCTTATAGTCCATGGTTAAAAAACTTGGTGCCAGATATAAATCTTGCTTATTTAAGCGGCTTTTATAAGCTTGATAGTCGAAATACGATAGGTGCATCATTAAGGTATTTTTCGTTAGGATCTATTCAGTTAACAGATATTAATCAACAGGATTTAGGAACATCTAACCCAAATGAGTTGGCTTTAGATTTTTCATATGCCCGAAGTTTTGGTGAGGAATTTTCGTTAGGCAGTTCTCTACGATATATATATTCAAATTTAGCTTCAGGACAATTTTCATCTGGGCAGGTTCATAGCGGTAATGCTGTAGCTGTAGATATTTCTGGCTTATATAGAACAACATCTTCTATTTTTGGAAAGGAAGCTGTATTGTCTGCCGGTGCTAACATATCAAATATTGGAACAAAAATGAGTTATTCTGACGGCGGTGAAAGTTTCTTTTTGCCAACGAATTTTAAACTTGGCGGAGCATCAACTATAACCCTTGATGATTTGAGTACATTTACCTTTGCACTTGATTTTAATAAATTATTAGTGCCAACACAGCCAATTTACGATGCAAATAACAATGTTATTAGTGGTAAAGATCCAAATCGGTCTGTACCTGCTGGTATATTTGGCTCATTTAATGACGCCCCAGGTGGCTTTAGTGAAGAGTTAAAAGAAGTTGGGATTTCTACAGGAATGGAATACTGGTATAATCAGCAATTTGCTTTACGTGCAGGTTATAATTATCAGAGTCCGATGAAAGGTGATAGCAGGTATTTCACATTAGGCTTAGGACTAAAATACAATGTTTTTAATATAGATTTTTCTTATCTCTTGGCAAATTCTCAATCAAGCCCACTTGCTAATACCTTGCGTTTCGGCCTTTTGTTTAACTTTGGAAATAAAAAAATCGTTAATTAA
- a CDS encoding acetyl-CoA carboxylase biotin carboxyl carrier protein subunit, whose protein sequence is MQKVKVGEQFLYEIEFNNAKIIVDNSDLVLDISETGSGFANVIYKNGSFNTEVVEINTSDKSCKIKVNGNIYTVSIEDQYDQLLKQLGLDNLTANKILEVKAPMPGLVLNIFINEGGEVKKGDNLLILEAMKMENILKASADGTVKKISISKGDKVEKNQVLIQFI, encoded by the coding sequence ATGCAAAAGGTAAAAGTAGGGGAGCAATTTCTATATGAGATTGAGTTTAACAACGCAAAAATAATTGTTGATAATAGCGATTTAGTGCTTGATATTAGTGAAACTGGGAGTGGCTTTGCAAATGTGATTTACAAGAACGGCTCATTTAACACCGAGGTTGTAGAAATTAATACAAGCGATAAAAGTTGTAAGATTAAAGTTAACGGAAATATTTATACTGTTAGCATTGAAGATCAATATGATCAATTATTAAAGCAATTAGGCTTAGATAATTTAACAGCAAACAAAATTTTAGAGGTAAAAGCACCAATGCCTGGCTTAGTGCTAAATATATTTATTAATGAAGGTGGTGAAGTAAAAAAAGGTGATAATCTATTAATATTGGAAGCCATGAAAATGGAAAATATTTTAAAAGCATCGGCTGATGGAACGGTTAAAAAAATCAGCATTAGTAAAGGTGATAAAGTAGAAAAAAATCAAGTTCTAATTCAATTCATTTAG
- a CDS encoding glycosyltransferase, producing MSGKQIFQTENKRRWNTFTWVSRTFFLVFIGAIICVAFTLSSVQSPNLPFINTNTPLTEKQLAKLKKSQPYKAFTIEKSRLQRIKKDREHRILTRKGENNKRINMAFYVSWAGTANLSIADLKRNIGHLDMVATESFFLNGDSIVDKADTAALHVIHQAKKSAIAVVSNYNKDHWDGNAVKRLLNNLPAQQKLIANLITVTQKYGYNGINIDFEELNLENGDKFNAFMKNLYTQFHAKKLIVSQDISPENDDYKPEILQHYNDYIILMAYDQHNDQSNAGDISHQGWVEEKLDDICSKMDASKVILALACYGYDWPKNRIGVPVTYEAAITNAVNYKSKITFDTASANLNYNYKDGSGITHNVYFTDAATNFNLIRKADDWDIAGVALWRLGSEDKRLWAFISEDLSLNSLKKKPVDLRKISPLLMGGISYIGGGEILDLVSTPTPGLAKFTLDPNNFTIADQKYLRLPTQYVIKRFGEADKKIALTFDDGPDPVYTPQVMDILKKENVPGCFFVVGIMAEKNMELLRQEYDNGYEIGNHTFFHPDMASIGPMRVKFELNATRRLIEAVTGHSTILFRAPFNADAEPQNISEILPVAQSRKENYINIGEFIDPEDWEPGKTADQIFNEVVKQKDNGNILLLHDAGGNREATVAALPRIIKFFKKEGYTFTSVGDLMGKKRSELMPAVKSSANSGFSGSGDYFFINFFYYGNMILNVIFSVAIVLAILRTIFITYLAIRQKRRAKRNAYKLIANPSDFVSIIIPAYNEEITAIQTINSLLKINYPNFELIFIDDGSKDKTFEIINEAFGSHPQVKVYRKENGGKASALNYGITKANADFIICIDADTQLKNDAVTELMRYFYSPKIAAVAGTVKVGNANNIITKWQSIEYITSQNMDRRAFDLLNTITVVPGAIGAFRKDVVLAVGAFTIDTLAEDCDLTMRILRAGYKVKNCDTAIAYTEAPETVNMLLKQRFRWSFGVMQSFWKNRKTLLNKKYGYFGMVGMPNILIYQIILPLFSPLADLFMLISLISGLFSLSAINNLTLTGFSGILSLHNGFGQVLFYYLIFIFVDLIFAGIAFKMEKEKYTNLLYIFPQRFFWRQLMYLVLFRSFRKALKGELELWGTLKRTGNVKESVS from the coding sequence ATGTCCGGAAAACAAATCTTTCAAACTGAAAATAAAAGACGCTGGAATACTTTTACATGGGTAAGCCGCACATTTTTTTTGGTTTTTATTGGCGCAATAATTTGTGTTGCTTTCACTTTATCTTCGGTACAATCTCCAAATTTGCCGTTTATAAACACAAATACGCCTTTAACCGAAAAACAGCTTGCAAAGCTGAAAAAATCGCAGCCGTACAAAGCTTTTACCATAGAAAAATCTCGATTACAGAGAATTAAAAAGGATCGTGAACACCGAATTTTAACTAGAAAGGGCGAAAATAATAAGCGCATAAACATGGCCTTTTATGTGAGCTGGGCAGGAACAGCAAATCTTTCCATAGCTGATTTAAAAAGAAATATTGGCCATTTGGATATGGTAGCAACAGAATCCTTCTTTTTAAATGGCGATTCAATAGTTGATAAGGCAGATACTGCAGCACTTCACGTAATTCATCAGGCAAAAAAATCTGCTATTGCAGTTGTTTCTAATTATAATAAAGATCACTGGGATGGAAACGCAGTTAAAAGGCTGTTAAATAATTTACCTGCTCAACAAAAGCTGATAGCAAACTTAATTACAGTAACACAAAAATATGGCTACAACGGCATAAACATAGATTTTGAAGAATTAAACTTAGAAAATGGAGACAAGTTCAATGCCTTCATGAAAAATTTATATACTCAGTTTCATGCTAAAAAATTAATTGTTTCTCAGGATATTTCTCCCGAAAACGACGATTATAAACCAGAAATTCTTCAACATTACAACGATTATATTATTTTAATGGCTTACGACCAGCATAACGATCAAAGTAATGCTGGCGACATTTCTCACCAAGGTTGGGTGGAAGAGAAATTGGATGATATTTGTAGTAAAATGGATGCTAGCAAAGTCATTTTGGCCCTGGCATGTTACGGTTACGATTGGCCTAAAAACCGCATCGGCGTTCCGGTTACTTACGAGGCGGCCATAACCAATGCCGTTAATTATAAAAGTAAAATAACTTTTGATACGGCTTCTGCAAATTTAAATTACAACTACAAAGACGGAAGCGGAATAACACATAATGTTTATTTTACTGATGCTGCAACCAATTTTAATTTAATTAGAAAAGCTGATGATTGGGATATTGCAGGTGTAGCTTTATGGAGGTTAGGATCAGAAGATAAAAGGTTATGGGCATTTATTTCAGAGGATTTAAGCTTAAATTCATTAAAGAAAAAGCCTGTTGATCTTCGTAAAATTTCTCCATTGTTAATGGGAGGTATATCCTATATTGGCGGCGGAGAAATCCTAGATCTAGTTTCCACGCCAACTCCAGGCTTAGCGAAATTTACGCTTGATCCGAATAATTTTACAATTGCAGATCAAAAATACCTTCGTTTGCCTACTCAATATGTTATTAAAAGATTTGGCGAGGCTGATAAAAAAATTGCTTTAACTTTTGATGATGGCCCAGATCCTGTTTATACACCACAGGTGATGGATATTTTAAAAAAGGAAAATGTTCCAGGCTGTTTTTTCGTGGTGGGCATTATGGCAGAGAAAAATATGGAATTGCTTCGTCAAGAATATGATAATGGCTATGAAATCGGAAATCATACATTTTTCCATCCAGATATGGCTTCCATTGGCCCTATGCGGGTTAAGTTTGAATTAAATGCTACGCGAAGATTAATCGAAGCCGTTACTGGTCACAGTACAATTTTATTTAGAGCTCCATTTAATGCTGATGCTGAACCTCAAAATATTTCAGAAATCTTGCCTGTTGCACAAAGCAGAAAAGAAAATTATATTAATATAGGTGAATTTATAGATCCCGAAGATTGGGAACCTGGAAAAACTGCTGATCAGATTTTTAATGAAGTGGTAAAACAAAAGGATAATGGAAATATTCTTTTATTGCATGATGCAGGGGGAAACCGTGAAGCAACAGTTGCAGCGCTACCAAGGATCATCAAGTTTTTTAAAAAAGAAGGCTATACTTTTACTTCAGTTGGCGATTTAATGGGCAAAAAAAGATCTGAACTTATGCCTGCCGTTAAATCTAGTGCCAATAGCGGATTTTCAGGCTCTGGTGATTATTTTTTCATCAATTTCTTCTACTACGGAAATATGATATTAAATGTCATTTTCAGCGTCGCGATTGTATTGGCTATTTTAAGAACGATTTTTATAACCTATTTAGCCATCAGACAAAAGAGAAGAGCCAAAAGAAATGCCTATAAATTAATTGCTAATCCGTCCGACTTTGTAAGTATTATTATTCCAGCTTACAACGAAGAGATTACAGCAATCCAAACCATAAACAGTTTATTAAAAATAAATTACCCAAACTTCGAGCTTATATTTATTGATGATGGTTCAAAAGATAAAACTTTCGAAATTATTAATGAGGCATTTGGAAGTCATCCGCAGGTTAAGGTATATAGAAAAGAAAATGGAGGAAAAGCATCTGCTTTGAATTACGGAATTACAAAGGCAAATGCAGACTTCATTATCTGTATTGATGCAGATACTCAGTTAAAAAATGATGCGGTAACTGAATTGATGCGTTATTTTTATAGTCCAAAAATTGCAGCTGTTGCTGGTACTGTTAAAGTTGGTAATGCCAATAATATTATCACAAAGTGGCAATCGATAGAATATATAACCTCACAAAATATGGATCGGCGTGCTTTCGATTTATTAAATACCATCACCGTTGTTCCTGGTGCCATTGGTGCTTTTAGAAAAGATGTGGTTTTGGCTGTTGGTGCTTTCACAATTGATACACTCGCAGAAGATTGTGACTTAACGATGCGGATTTTAAGGGCAGGCTATAAAGTTAAAAATTGCGATACAGCAATTGCTTATACTGAAGCACCTGAAACGGTAAACATGCTATTAAAACAACGCTTTCGTTGGAGTTTTGGTGTAATGCAAAGTTTTTGGAAGAATAGAAAAACCTTATTAAACAAAAAATATGGCTATTTTGGAATGGTCGGGATGCCTAACATTTTAATTTACCAAATTATATTGCCGCTCTTCTCTCCACTTGCAGATTTGTTCATGCTAATTTCCCTAATAAGTGGATTATTCTCTTTAAGTGCAATTAATAATCTAACCTTAACTGGCTTCTCCGGAATTTTAAGTTTACATAACGGCTTTGGTCAAGTACTATTTTATTACCTCATATTTATTTTTGTTGATTTAATATTTGCAGGTATAGCATTCAAAATGGAAAAAGAGAAGTATACTAATTTACTTTACATTTTCCCACAACGATTCTTTTGGAGACAATTGATGTATCTAGTGTTATTTAGGTCTTTCAGAAAAGCTTTAAAAGGTGAGTTAGAATTGTGGGGAACGCTAAAGAGAACAGGAAATGTAAAGGAATCAGTTAGTTAA
- the ispF gene encoding 2-C-methyl-D-erythritol 2,4-cyclodiphosphate synthase, whose product MKIRVGFGFDVHQLKDQHPFVVGGVTLPHHKGAFGHSDADVLLHAICDALLGAANLRDIGFHFKNTDDRWKGISSLILLKETIKLLTEKGWRVGNIDSMICLEAPKINPHIPEMQLNIANAIGISTEEISIKATTNELMGFVGREEGVVAYAVCMIERYN is encoded by the coding sequence ATGAAAATAAGAGTCGGTTTTGGCTTTGATGTCCATCAGTTAAAGGATCAACATCCTTTTGTGGTTGGTGGAGTAACTTTACCACATCATAAAGGCGCATTTGGCCATTCGGATGCTGATGTTTTATTGCATGCCATTTGTGATGCGCTTTTAGGTGCTGCAAATTTACGTGATATTGGTTTTCATTTTAAAAATACTGATGATAGATGGAAGGGAATTAGTAGCCTTATTTTACTTAAAGAAACCATTAAGCTCCTAACTGAAAAAGGCTGGCGAGTTGGCAATATTGATTCTATGATTTGCCTAGAGGCTCCAAAAATAAATCCTCACATACCAGAAATGCAGCTTAATATTGCCAATGCGATAGGTATTTCTACAGAGGAAATTTCGATTAAAGCAACAACAAATGAATTAATGGGATTTGTAGGGAGAGAAGAAGGTGTTGTAGCTTATGCCGTTTGCATGATAGAAAGATATAATTAG
- a CDS encoding 16S rRNA (uracil(1498)-N(3))-methyltransferase: protein MHIFYTPDISQSTYNLNEEESKHCVRVLRLPIGTLVNLVDGKGGFYTAEITSDNPKKVSLSILEVNREYQKRNHYLHIAVAPTKNIDRLEWFLEKATELGIDEITPIISDRSERKVVKEDRLNKVITAAVKQSIKAYHPKLNNAISYNGLINSAFEGDKLIAHCIDHDQKDFISNLVKPFGNYLILIGPEGDFTLDEVNLALNKGFKALTLGNNRLRTETAALATCFEINYLNR, encoded by the coding sequence ATGCATATTTTTTATACTCCTGATATTTCTCAATCCACATATAATCTTAACGAAGAAGAAAGCAAACACTGTGTAAGGGTTTTGAGGTTACCAATTGGAACACTTGTAAATCTTGTTGATGGAAAAGGAGGATTTTACACCGCTGAAATCACATCAGATAATCCAAAAAAAGTAAGCTTATCAATTCTTGAAGTAAACAGGGAATATCAAAAGCGTAATCATTATTTACATATTGCCGTTGCGCCTACAAAAAATATTGACCGGTTAGAATGGTTTTTGGAAAAGGCTACTGAACTGGGTATTGATGAAATTACCCCTATAATTTCTGATCGGTCTGAACGGAAAGTAGTTAAGGAGGATCGATTAAATAAAGTGATCACTGCTGCAGTTAAGCAATCAATAAAGGCTTATCATCCGAAATTAAATAATGCTATTTCTTATAACGGGCTTATAAATTCAGCCTTCGAAGGAGACAAATTGATTGCGCATTGTATTGATCATGATCAAAAGGATTTTATCTCTAACTTAGTTAAACCTTTCGGAAATTATTTAATATTGATAGGCCCTGAAGGAGATTTTACGCTAGATGAAGTTAATTTAGCTTTGAATAAAGGCTTTAAAGCTTTAACTTTAGGGAACAACAGGTTGAGAACAGAAACAGCAGCGCTGGCAACCTGTTTCGAAATCAATTACCTTAATCGATAA
- a CDS encoding SUMF1/EgtB/PvdO family nonheme iron enzyme — MKKLLLYSLTCLFLAGLLSSCSSKGGNSSSKTGIPYADRRSKKNQSGAFSVATQYKRAPGPGLIQIEGGVLIVGGSAIEVPGVEPSIYNYKRQVTVPSFYMDETEVSNTDWLEYLHWIRYNYPEDREFYYNELPDTLVWRRALSYNEPYVDNYLRHPAYRDYPVVGVSWEQASRYCEWRTSQANEFILREKGILTDYRTLAGGNTRRGNNTTAAAATTRPDKPFNTDAYLNGQYDDKGRNAPIDYNVKSGAATTTAGGATGAAAGRNNAQPRRTATLEDGVIMQPYRLPTEAEWEYAALGLIGNTEYENISQNKIYPWNGLGVSSASKKTRGMIQANFKRASGDYMGVGGSLNDKGDLTVPVISYKANDFGLYNMAGNVNEWVNDVYRTGTFTDADAFNPYRGNYFENKQLSDAQNGKIALDKYGKPIKENAYSGKKLTWAEKQSLSKRADSISKSTDPKAAVTSYQADERGYRDRQNKLLNDEGVTLVNDKSRVYKGGSWNDMAYWLNPATRRFLQQDESSSEIGFRCAMTMLGAPEISTQGKRQFKNPPPKAFNSKRTR; from the coding sequence ATGAAAAAACTATTACTTTATTCTTTAACTTGTTTGTTTTTAGCGGGGTTACTTTCTAGTTGTAGCTCTAAGGGTGGCAACAGCTCTAGTAAAACAGGTATACCTTATGCAGACCGAAGAAGTAAAAAAAATCAGTCAGGAGCATTTTCTGTAGCAACGCAATATAAGCGAGCACCGGGTCCTGGTTTAATTCAGATTGAAGGTGGAGTTTTGATTGTTGGCGGAAGCGCAATTGAAGTTCCGGGTGTCGAACCAAGTATTTACAACTATAAAAGACAGGTTACAGTACCTTCATTTTATATGGATGAAACCGAAGTTTCAAATACCGACTGGTTAGAATACTTACATTGGATTCGCTATAATTACCCCGAAGATCGTGAGTTTTATTATAATGAGTTGCCTGATACATTAGTTTGGAGACGTGCTTTATCTTATAACGAACCTTATGTTGATAATTATTTAAGACATCCGGCTTACCGTGATTATCCGGTTGTAGGTGTTTCCTGGGAACAAGCATCTCGCTACTGCGAATGGAGAACATCACAAGCAAATGAATTTATTTTAAGGGAAAAAGGAATTTTAACTGATTATAGAACTTTAGCTGGTGGAAATACTCGCCGTGGCAATAATACAACAGCAGCGGCTGCAACTACCCGCCCAGATAAACCTTTTAATACGGATGCGTATTTAAATGGCCAATATGATGATAAAGGCAGGAATGCACCTATAGATTATAATGTTAAATCCGGTGCTGCTACAACAACTGCAGGCGGAGCAACGGGAGCAGCAGCCGGTAGAAATAACGCTCAACCTAGAAGAACAGCAACATTGGAAGATGGTGTAATTATGCAACCTTACCGCTTACCTACCGAGGCAGAATGGGAATATGCAGCTTTAGGCTTAATTGGTAATACAGAATATGAAAATATAAGTCAAAATAAAATTTATCCTTGGAATGGCTTAGGTGTTAGTTCTGCTAGTAAAAAAACTCGAGGCATGATCCAGGCAAATTTTAAAAGAGCTTCTGGAGATTATATGGGTGTTGGCGGATCACTTAATGATAAAGGTGATTTAACTGTACCTGTTATTTCTTATAAAGCGAATGATTTTGGCTTATACAATATGGCAGGTAATGTGAATGAATGGGTAAATGATGTTTACAGAACCGGAACATTTACAGATGCGGATGCATTTAATCCTTATCGTGGTAATTACTTCGAAAACAAGCAACTTTCTGATGCTCAAAATGGAAAAATTGCTTTAGATAAATATGGTAAACCAATAAAGGAAAATGCATATTCAGGGAAAAAATTAACTTGGGCCGAAAAACAGTCTTTATCTAAAAGAGCTGATTCTATCTCAAAATCGACAGACCCTAAAGCTGCAGTTACGAGTTATCAAGCAGATGAACGCGGTTATCGCGACAGGCAAAACAAATTGCTAAATGACGAAGGTGTAACCTTAGTAAATGATAAATCAAGGGTTTACAAAGGTGGATCTTGGAATGATATGGCTTATTGGTTAAACCCAGCTACACGTCGTTTTTTACAACAGGATGAATCATCTTCGGAAATCGGTTTCCGTTGCGCAATGACGATGCTTGGAGCGCCAGAAATTAGTACACAAGGGAAAAGGCAATTTAAAAATCCTCCACCTAAAGCTTTTAACAGCAAAAGAACAAGATAA
- a CDS encoding DUF4159 domain-containing protein → MFFAFIPPTYRIAKLKYNGGGDWYADRTALPNLIAFCNANLKTNFYSEESIVEVGSKEIFNYPFVYMTGHGNVVFSDQEVKNLRQYLLGGGFLHIDDNYGLDKFIRPQMKKVFPELSFVELPANHILYNQKYKFPGGLPKIHEHDGKRPQGFALIYKGRVICYYTFECDLGNGWEDFGTYPEDTQETRNRALKMGANLIQYALTQ, encoded by the coding sequence ATATTTTTCGCTTTTATTCCTCCAACCTATCGCATTGCGAAATTAAAATATAACGGCGGTGGTGATTGGTATGCAGATAGAACAGCATTACCGAATTTAATTGCTTTTTGCAATGCTAACCTTAAAACAAATTTTTACTCAGAAGAAAGTATTGTGGAAGTTGGCTCAAAAGAGATTTTTAATTATCCATTTGTATACATGACGGGGCATGGAAATGTTGTTTTTAGTGATCAGGAAGTTAAAAATTTACGCCAGTACCTGTTAGGTGGCGGTTTTCTTCATATTGATGATAATTATGGTTTGGATAAGTTTATCAGACCACAAATGAAGAAAGTTTTCCCTGAATTAAGTTTTGTGGAACTTCCTGCAAATCATATTTTATATAATCAAAAATATAAATTTCCTGGCGGCCTACCTAAAATTCACGAACATGATGGAAAGCGCCCGCAAGGTTTTGCGTTAATTTATAAAGGGCGTGTAATTTGTTATTATACATTTGAATGTGATTTAGGTAATGGATGGGAAGATTTCGGTACCTATCCAGAAGATACCCAAGAAACCCGAAATAGGGCGTTAAAAATGGGTGCTAATCTGATTCAATATGCTTTAACTCAATAA